A section of the Klebsiella electrica genome encodes:
- a CDS encoding ribbon-helix-helix domain-containing protein: MSTDLHSHLSAVAPVVTAAFAWGLHGKTHLCSDGQPGLPRHYRYPIDVSYNLYYIYINTNCIHADSEIKPMPDLKEILKNSLFNQIDDSVSAPISIRLPTILNNELDELSLSFDRSKSSLISEFIKAGVVTANELLKEHSLISAEMKEQLVDQREDSAASFLDRKAFMLNTNYNNDVETHFDMVKNQEAAAFCEGWKEYICQLSKGDKVYLYQSGVGIIASGVVDGELVKSEHYGVADDKYAKPLKDFKTGFKAISARRFKELTGGGANFRRTMIELTSMQANAIAQEIEKLTAKQ; the protein is encoded by the coding sequence ATGTCAACAGATCTTCACTCTCATCTTTCGGCGGTGGCCCCTGTGGTCACTGCCGCTTTCGCGTGGGGGCTTCACGGCAAAACTCATCTGTGCAGTGACGGCCAGCCGGGTCTGCCGCGGCATTACCGTTACCCGATTGACGTTAGCTACAATTTGTATTACATTTATATAAATACAAATTGTATTCATGCTGATAGCGAGATTAAACCCATGCCAGATCTGAAAGAAATTTTAAAAAATAGTCTTTTTAATCAAATCGATGATAGCGTTTCTGCGCCTATATCTATCCGCCTTCCGACCATTTTAAACAACGAGTTGGACGAACTATCTTTAAGTTTTGATCGCTCTAAGAGCTCGCTAATCAGCGAATTCATCAAGGCCGGAGTAGTGACTGCGAATGAACTACTAAAGGAGCACTCTCTGATTAGTGCTGAAATGAAAGAGCAGCTAGTTGATCAGCGTGAAGACAGCGCAGCCAGCTTCCTTGATAGGAAAGCCTTCATGTTGAATACGAACTACAACAACGATGTAGAAACGCATTTCGATATGGTTAAAAACCAAGAGGCTGCGGCTTTTTGCGAAGGTTGGAAGGAGTACATCTGCCAGCTTTCTAAAGGTGATAAGGTCTATCTGTATCAGAGTGGCGTAGGCATCATTGCTTCTGGTGTTGTAGATGGTGAGCTTGTGAAAAGCGAACATTACGGTGTAGCTGATGATAAATATGCTAAGCCACTCAAAGATTTTAAAACCGGCTTCAAAGCTATCTCCGCGCGTCGCTTTAAAGAGTTAACCGGGGGCGGGGCTAATTTCCGTAGAACGATGATTGAACTCACTTCTATGCAGGCTAATGCTATTGCTCAAGAGATTGAGAAATTAACAGCTAAGCAGTGA